cttactcgcgtaaggtttattacttggacgacccagtgcacttgctggttagttgtgcgaagttgtgtaatgccatggtattgaactaccaagtttttggggttcatgaccggggattatgagagttgtgaaaaagtatagttcacaatttcgcgcaccagtaaGACAACGCTCAACGTTTCACTCATTGAAGGGTTTTTGTTCTTTTCTCCTGGGAAAGTTTGTCATTCTGTTTATTAGAGCTTCCTTTTATTTCTGAAAGTGTTTGAACAGGGATTTATggcattattttttttggtttgcaGTTATGGGTGATTTGGATTTCAGTATCAAAATTCATCATGGTGGCAAATTTATTGACAGTGGACAATGATTAGAGTATTTAGGAGGAATGATTGTGGAGGATTTACATTTTGAGGTTGATGAATGGTCATTGCAAGAGATTGTCAGTCAGCTAAAGCAACTAGGGTATAAGGGTTTTGCTAGGGTCTGGTACAAGGAACCTGGGATGGATTTGAAGTCAGATCTTAGAGAGTTGAAGTCCGATGGGGATGCGATGAGAATGGCTAGGTCACTGGTGTCAAATTTCTGCAAACATTGCGAGGTATATGTTGTTGATGGAGTCAGAGAAAGTAATGGGATTGAGATCACTTCAACTGATGCTGATTATGTGCCAGAGGAAGGTGAGGATAGTGCTGATGATGATGGGTTGCTAGAGGTTGAAGTGGATGCTGAGTCAGAGCCTTCTACTGAAGAAGATGTATTTGATGATAGTGCTGATGATGGTGACCATGATGATCAGTTTGGGTTTGAGGTGGAGGATAATGATCCACCATCAAATGTATTTGGGGGATTTACTGGCCCACTAAATGATGAGAGAACTGCAGCAGCTGGAACAGCTGAAGGTGATGAAGGTTTAAGGGAGGGTGATGAGCAAGTTGGGGGCTTATCTGATGGATATGAGACTGATGACATAGATAGTTATGAGGGGAACTCTGATGATATGATAAAAAAGAGGAGGTTCCCTAAGTACAATGAGGCAGAGATGAACAGAGAGTATGAATTTCAGATGGGGCTGAAATTTAAATCACTTAGTCAATTCAAAGAGGCTGTTAAGGAGCATGCCCTATTGAATGGTAGGGACATTAGGTTTCGAAAAAATGATAAGGTGAGGTGTAGAGTTGTTTGCAAAGGAAGAACGGGAAAGTGCAAGTGGGTTTGTTTTGCGAGTAAGGTGGGGGGTTCTGACTGTTTCCGGATCAAGACGTTGAATGGAAAGCATACATGTGGAAGGAACTATAGCGGAAGACTTGTATTAAGTAGTTGGATCTCAAAAAAGATTGCCAACAACATCAGTAGAGgggaagagatgaagcttgCGACAGTTATTCAGACTATACAAGACAAATACATGGCCAATATTAGTGTTGGTAAGGCTTACTGGTCAAGGAGGAAGGCAAGAGAAGAGGTATATGGGCGGGCAATCCAACAGTATGCTAAACTAAGGGATTACTGTGCAGAGATACTTAGGGCAAATCCAGGATCTAGTCTGACCAGCCCCGATTTATGAGAATGTACATGTGCCTTGATGCAGTCAAGAAAGGCTTCTTGGCAGGGTGTAGACCTATTATTGGCATGGATGGATGTCACTTGAAGGGCTAATGAATTtttctggcggggcgatgtgaaagttggcatgtgatgagcggataatttatacgcttttggcattgtttttaggtagtttttagtaagtttaagctacttttagggatgttttcattagtttttatgttaaattcacatttctggactttactatgagtttgtgtgtttttatgtgatttcaggtaatttctggctgaaattgagggacttgagcaaaattctgacaggaggctgacaaaggactgctgatgctgttggaatctgacctccctgcactcgaaatagattttctggagctacagaacttcaaatggcgcgctctcaagggcgttagaaagtagacatccagagctttccagcaatatataatagtccacactttattcgggaattgacaacgaaaactggcactcaacgccagttccatgttgctgtctggagtaaaacgccagaaacacgtcacgacccggagttgaacgcccaaaacacgttacaacttggcgttcaactccaaaagaagcctcagctcgtggatagatcaagctcatcctaaacatacaccaagtgggccccggaagtggatttatgcatcaattacttactcatgtaaaccctagtagctagtctagtataaataggataatttactagtgtattagacatctttggtctcagttttattttattcttcatcttaggaggctattgatcacgttttggggggctggccattcggccatgcctaaacctttcacttatgtattttcaacagtggagtttctacataccatagatgaagggtgtagagctctgctgtacctcaagttttaatacaattactactgtttctattcaattctctttattcctattctaagatattcgttgcacttcaacttgatgaatgtggtgatctgtgacactcatcatcattctcacctatgaacgcgcgtgac
The genomic region above belongs to Arachis duranensis cultivar V14167 chromosome 3, aradu.V14167.gnm2.J7QH, whole genome shotgun sequence and contains:
- the LOC107478977 gene encoding uncharacterized protein LOC107478977 gives rise to the protein MIVEDLHFEVDEWSLQEIVSQLKQLGYKGFARVWYKEPGMDLKSDLRELKSDGDAMRMARSLVSNFCKHCEVYVVDGVRESNGIEITSTDADYVPEEGEDSADDDGLLEVEVDAESEPSTEEDVFDDSADDGDHDDQFGFEVEDNDPPSNVFGGFTGPLNDERTAAAGTAEGDEGLREGDEQVGGLSDGYETDDIDSYEGNSDDMIKKRRFPKYNEAEMNREYEFQMGLKFKSLSQFKEAVKEHALLNGRDIRFRKNDKVRCRVVCKGRTGKCKWVCFASKVGGSDCFRIKTLNGKHTCGRNYSGRLVLSSWISKKIANNISRGEEMKLATVIQTIQDKYMANISVGKAYWSRRKAREEVYGRAIQQYAKLRDYCAEILRANPGSSLTSPDL